A single Lolium perenne isolate Kyuss_39 chromosome 6, Kyuss_2.0, whole genome shotgun sequence DNA region contains:
- the LOC139832618 gene encoding uncharacterized protein, which yields MIAYKRAVDQAGASFAGHVVEWVDRRKNEEADALARLGSKRLQPPPGVVLDILSHHSVRAPHELDIAEPPAPDSTLVALTSDSVDWTEPYLSYLERQILPMDEAKARAIVHRCKSFTIINKELYKRSVSGVFQ from the coding sequence atgatTGCATACAAGCGCGCGGTTGATCAAGCCGGCGCTAGCTTCGCCGGCCACGTCGTCGAAtgggtcgacaggcgcaagaaTGAGGAAGCAGATGCACTAGCCAGActcgggtccaagcgactccaaCCTCCTCCAGGCGTCGTCCTGGATATCCTCAGCCACCACTCGGTGCGCGCACCTCACGAACTGGACATTGCTGAACCTCCTGCTCCCGACTCCACCCTAGTCGCACTCACTTCCGACAGCGTCGACTGGACCGAGCCATACCTGAGCTACCTCGAACGCCAGATACTGCCAATGGATGAAGCCAAAGCACGAGCTATCGTACACAGGTGCAAGTCTTTCACCATTATCAATAAAGAGCTATACAAGCGCAgcgtctcgggagtgttccagTGA